The following coding sequences lie in one Alloacidobacterium dinghuense genomic window:
- a CDS encoding AAA family ATPase, with protein MIQAITIEREFGCGASEIASLVASRLGWSLWDDRLTQEIARLTESTREAVERREWRTDPAVYRIFKDFLRGGFEGGLPPTNRLHLLDARRIAEVSEIAVKTALSSGPSVIVGRGSQFFLRSRKDVFRVFLYSSRDHKIRRLISRGASQDEAIEQIDTTDKARVAFVRQYLGLKWPEPHLYHTMFNTEMGESCTATMLVECVRQFERDTE; from the coding sequence ATGATTCAAGCCATAACAATTGAGCGCGAGTTCGGCTGCGGAGCATCCGAGATTGCCAGTTTGGTCGCCAGCCGCCTTGGATGGAGTCTGTGGGACGACCGACTGACACAGGAAATCGCGCGGCTGACCGAGAGTACGCGGGAAGCAGTCGAGCGGAGAGAATGGCGAACCGATCCTGCCGTATACAGGATATTCAAAGATTTCCTTCGGGGCGGATTTGAGGGAGGCTTGCCGCCCACCAACCGGCTGCACTTGCTCGATGCGCGCCGGATCGCCGAAGTCTCGGAAATAGCCGTCAAGACCGCCCTTTCCAGCGGACCCTCGGTGATCGTCGGGCGAGGTTCACAGTTTTTCCTGCGTAGTCGCAAGGATGTCTTCCGTGTCTTTCTCTATTCATCTCGCGATCACAAGATCCGCAGACTGATCTCCAGGGGCGCATCTCAGGACGAGGCAATCGAACAGATCGACACAACGGATAAGGCGCGAGTTGCGTTCGTCCGGCAGTATCTCGGGCTGAAATGGCCGGAACCCCACCTGTACCACACAATGTTCAATACCGAGATGGGGGAGTCTTGTACGGCTACCATGCTCGTTGAGTGTGTCCGACAGTTTGAGCGCGACACTGAGTGA
- a CDS encoding FUSC family protein, whose protein sequence is MTTYSGSNSSVRNLIEVLRAELTWYPGRPALVARMVLACTSVVLLAEIFRIPGAVLGASFPILISRDNLKATRKTAFQIALACSIGTAEVIVGGMLTAGSPFLHVMWVIVSLFAAFYVISSLNFTSASLTLSAILAIAIRLWDYPIRAETRVESSLYTLLSILIGCVVSVLIETVFSKKSPPDIVLDGISRRLSLVETLLNRPSFADFPSSALRIQLGRAASRGVDDLRQHLANPSYDTGFRDLLATVIALTRQLIELGSNLAESAPDLSVEDQERCRAIARNLASVRSSLGRMECPEWIDLPFTSHSSNPILIEIERTTGLITQSFCSESFRIHWSSPAAAPTTSISEFVTDALQNPEHIKFAVRGTLSAFLCYLFYMSTGWMGLVSSTLTCTLTARRLTGGGRQRQTLRFAGFVLGAGVISLGTEVFILPQLNTIAEFALLSASVVWVGSWIATSGPRIAFAGFQIILSYNLVNLNRFTINTSLVPSRDAVLGIVLGIVAMWLVFDHLWAETSGSSVRSLLLGTLRNLADFKAVAAETPQEANQRLAATSSRINRDFDKLRDLADLYAFESFPKMRRESLVNRSIRTLSPELRAFLLVKTGLLQHMKLAAAEPDAIVREVEEQASSVLHGIANAIESEAPEQLSRRNVDAQELRARVFIEEEKSRDWKDRWKQIEMRLCASLLEIASHLAWRARLNLALEVGDEEAVGDWPIGKIVET, encoded by the coding sequence ATGACAACATATAGCGGGTCCAACTCGTCTGTTCGGAATCTCATCGAGGTGCTGCGCGCCGAACTCACGTGGTACCCGGGACGGCCCGCCTTGGTAGCGAGAATGGTGCTCGCTTGTACGAGCGTAGTCTTGCTGGCCGAGATTTTTCGCATTCCCGGCGCAGTATTGGGCGCTAGCTTCCCGATATTGATTTCACGCGACAATCTGAAAGCCACACGGAAAACTGCATTTCAGATTGCCTTGGCTTGTTCAATCGGAACTGCTGAAGTCATCGTCGGTGGCATGTTGACGGCCGGCTCACCATTTCTTCATGTGATGTGGGTGATCGTAAGCCTCTTCGCCGCATTCTACGTAATCAGCAGCTTGAACTTTACGAGTGCGTCTCTCACTCTCAGCGCGATACTCGCGATTGCAATCCGGTTATGGGACTATCCAATCCGTGCTGAAACACGCGTGGAATCTTCGCTCTACACCTTGCTCTCGATTCTTATAGGGTGTGTTGTTAGCGTCCTGATTGAGACTGTATTCTCGAAGAAGAGCCCGCCGGACATAGTGCTCGACGGAATTTCTCGCCGCTTGAGTCTGGTAGAAACCCTCTTAAATCGACCCTCCTTTGCAGACTTTCCTTCCTCGGCGTTGAGGATTCAGCTCGGTCGCGCTGCTTCCAGAGGTGTGGACGATTTGCGGCAGCACCTCGCAAATCCGAGCTATGACACGGGCTTTCGCGACTTGCTCGCAACGGTGATCGCTCTCACAAGGCAGCTCATAGAGCTGGGTTCGAATCTTGCCGAATCGGCTCCCGACTTGTCTGTCGAGGACCAGGAGCGTTGTCGAGCGATTGCGCGAAATCTGGCTTCGGTTCGTTCCAGCCTCGGGCGCATGGAGTGTCCGGAATGGATCGATCTTCCTTTTACAAGTCATTCATCAAATCCGATATTGATAGAAATTGAACGCACGACGGGTTTAATCACTCAGAGCTTCTGTAGTGAGAGTTTTCGCATCCACTGGAGCTCCCCCGCAGCAGCCCCAACGACGTCGATCAGTGAGTTTGTTACTGACGCCCTTCAAAATCCGGAGCATATCAAATTTGCGGTGCGCGGCACGCTCTCTGCTTTTCTTTGCTATCTCTTCTACATGAGCACGGGTTGGATGGGGCTTGTTTCGTCCACCCTAACATGTACCCTTACTGCTCGTCGATTGACAGGCGGAGGCCGGCAGAGACAGACTCTCCGATTTGCCGGATTCGTCCTGGGGGCAGGCGTTATCAGCTTAGGAACCGAGGTCTTCATTCTCCCTCAGCTAAACACTATCGCGGAATTCGCTCTGTTATCCGCGTCGGTCGTTTGGGTTGGTTCTTGGATAGCCACCTCTGGACCGCGAATAGCATTCGCTGGGTTTCAGATTATCCTGTCCTACAATCTGGTGAACCTTAACAGGTTCACCATCAATACCTCACTTGTGCCGTCTCGTGACGCAGTTCTGGGTATCGTGTTAGGCATTGTGGCGATGTGGCTTGTGTTCGATCATCTCTGGGCAGAGACCTCCGGTTCATCTGTCCGTAGCTTGCTCCTGGGCACGCTGCGGAACCTGGCGGACTTCAAGGCGGTCGCGGCGGAGACTCCTCAAGAGGCGAATCAACGGCTGGCCGCGACGAGTTCCAGGATTAACCGTGATTTCGACAAATTGCGAGATTTGGCTGATTTGTACGCTTTTGAATCTTTCCCCAAAATGCGGCGCGAAAGCCTTGTGAACCGTAGCATTCGGACGCTCTCGCCAGAGTTGCGCGCCTTCCTGTTGGTGAAGACTGGACTTCTACAGCACATGAAGCTGGCAGCGGCGGAACCAGACGCGATTGTTCGAGAAGTGGAAGAGCAAGCCTCTAGTGTGCTTCATGGGATAGCGAACGCAATCGAAAGCGAAGCACCTGAACAACTCTCGCGGCGGAATGTGGACGCTCAGGAACTCCGCGCCAGAGTATTCATCGAAGAAGAGAAATCAAGGGACTGGAAAGATCGATGGAAACAAATCGAGATGCGGTTGTGTGCGTCTCTATTGGAGATAGCGTCGCATCTGGCATGGCGAGCTCGATTGAATTTAGCACTGGAAGTTGGAGATGAGGAGGCGGTTGGAGATTGGCCTATCGGGAAGATCGTCGAGACATGA
- a CDS encoding DHA2 family efflux MFS transporter permease subunit, with product MSATALALPSEHVVWRPKVNPWAIAATVSLAAFIEVLDTSVANVALPYIAGGLGASYDDSTWVLTSYLAANAIVLPISGWLAELIGRKRYFMISLTIFTVCSLLCGLAPNLPLLLLFRAVQGIGGGGLQPMAQAILNDSFPPEQRGSAFAVYGITAVLAPTVGPMLGGWITDSYSWRWIFFITLPPVLLALFLTHMLVDDPPFLQRLKRGGIRVDYIGISLLTLGVGSLQILLDKGQEDDWFGSHFITTLVITASVCLVSLVIWEWVHKEPIIDVRMFKSFNFAAANLMMFMMGFMLFSTLVLIPAFLQSLMGYTAELAGLVLSGGGIVLLVMMPIVGRLTSKIQARWLIATGWLCLAIGLFYCANQIDLFVSFKFAMWLRTAQVIGIGFLFVPITAAGYIGVPPEKGNSVSGMINFMRNIGGSIGTSVVTTMITRRAQYHQQILVGHLTPDSPAYRLALAAVGSKIAHSGLQTKDARDQAIARFYQLVQRQVGALCYMDVFWILGALCSIMFVLAFFLKKNDPGAGGQVAAG from the coding sequence ATGAGCGCCACAGCATTGGCTCTTCCGTCGGAGCACGTGGTCTGGCGTCCCAAAGTGAATCCCTGGGCGATCGCAGCCACTGTGTCGCTGGCGGCGTTTATCGAAGTCCTGGACACGAGCGTTGCCAACGTTGCCTTGCCTTATATCGCCGGAGGCCTGGGAGCCAGCTACGACGACAGCACCTGGGTACTCACCTCGTACCTTGCTGCGAACGCGATCGTCTTACCCATCAGCGGATGGCTCGCGGAGTTGATCGGTCGCAAGCGGTACTTCATGATATCGCTTACTATTTTCACCGTGTGTTCGCTGCTTTGCGGCTTAGCACCCAACCTGCCGCTATTGCTCTTGTTTCGAGCTGTGCAAGGCATCGGTGGCGGCGGACTACAACCGATGGCGCAGGCCATTCTCAACGACTCGTTTCCCCCGGAGCAGCGTGGCTCGGCGTTTGCCGTTTATGGCATTACTGCAGTTCTCGCCCCTACAGTCGGGCCGATGCTGGGCGGCTGGATTACTGACAGCTATTCATGGCGCTGGATATTTTTCATCACGCTGCCCCCGGTGCTCCTCGCTCTTTTTTTGACGCACATGCTGGTCGACGATCCGCCGTTCCTCCAACGCTTAAAGAGAGGGGGCATCCGGGTGGACTACATCGGAATATCCTTGCTGACGTTGGGAGTGGGTTCGCTGCAGATACTTCTGGACAAGGGACAGGAAGACGATTGGTTCGGCTCGCACTTCATCACGACTCTGGTAATAACGGCAAGCGTCTGCCTTGTCTCACTGGTCATCTGGGAGTGGGTCCACAAGGAGCCGATTATCGACGTCCGCATGTTCAAGAGCTTCAACTTCGCCGCTGCTAACTTGATGATGTTCATGATGGGCTTCATGCTCTTCAGCACCCTGGTCTTGATCCCGGCATTCCTGCAGTCGCTGATGGGTTACACAGCAGAGCTTGCCGGCCTCGTCCTGTCCGGTGGCGGAATTGTTCTGCTGGTGATGATGCCCATTGTCGGCCGGCTCACATCCAAGATTCAAGCCAGGTGGCTGATCGCGACGGGATGGCTGTGCCTTGCCATTGGACTGTTCTATTGCGCGAACCAGATTGACTTGTTCGTGAGCTTCAAGTTTGCGATGTGGCTCCGCACCGCGCAAGTCATAGGAATTGGATTCCTGTTTGTTCCCATCACCGCAGCGGGTTATATCGGGGTTCCTCCAGAGAAAGGCAATAGCGTCTCCGGCATGATCAATTTCATGCGCAATATAGGCGGCAGTATCGGAACTTCCGTTGTGACCACGATGATTACCCGACGAGCTCAATATCACCAGCAAATTCTCGTCGGCCACCTCACTCCCGATTCCCCCGCGTACCGTTTAGCACTTGCTGCTGTGGGCTCAAAAATCGCCCACTCTGGGCTGCAGACGAAGGACGCTCGCGACCAGGCAATTGCGAGGTTCTACCAATTGGTGCAGCGACAAGTTGGCGCACTGTGCTATATGGACGTCTTCTGGATCTTGGGCGCGCTCTGCTCCATCATGTTCGTTCTCGCATTTTTCTTGAAGAAGAATGATCCAGGAGCGGGCGGACAGGTCGCGGCGGGTTGA
- a CDS encoding YtcA family lipoprotein: protein MSSNHQLFERCANRRRRWMRFAISLLAPATVGCSRSPEFNILGSYFPSWLVCLAIAIPLTFLVHTYVTKKKLTEQLWPLPIVYSALLCLFSCSLWLILFG from the coding sequence ATGAGCTCGAATCATCAGTTGTTTGAGCGCTGCGCGAACCGACGCCGGAGGTGGATGAGGTTCGCGATAAGCCTGTTGGCACCGGCAACTGTCGGATGCTCCAGATCCCCAGAGTTCAACATCCTTGGATCGTATTTCCCGTCATGGCTTGTATGTCTTGCAATTGCGATTCCGTTGACGTTCCTGGTTCACACGTATGTCACAAAGAAAAAGCTTACGGAGCAACTTTGGCCATTACCAATTGTCTACTCTGCCCTTCTGTGTCTCTTCAGTTGCTCGCTTTGGCTGATCTTGTTCGGGTAG
- a CDS encoding HlyD family efflux transporter periplasmic adaptor subunit, whose translation MQITNSGSPIRRKGSIISACIVVGALISAGLVLREVVLYPRTDDAEVTANFIGIAPVVEGPVVQLPIHDNEFVKKGSLLYKIDDRPYLYALQNAVAAQAELEGEIENESRRISSEVNRVDVAHAGEQNALANEIRATDEIEIAKAAIARSEAALTQAQADESYAMGNFHRVEPLLAKGFVTVDDVHKARTTADAKVAAVDQAKSQLQLAKASLLAASAQKEQAEAQISQSRAEVKESAHSVLVLAPLLAQREQRAAAVRLARYNYEQCSVLAPFDARVTNFTTSEGQYVKVGTQLFTLIDNRTWWVLANFRESQISHTRAGTPVDVFLMSDTNAKYRGVVESVSFGVTPDPDVVGKLSEGLPDAQRTLNWVRLASRYPVRIRIIDPPPATLRVGQVAIVKMRSN comes from the coding sequence ATGCAGATAACAAACTCAGGATCGCCGATACGACGCAAAGGATCAATCATCAGCGCGTGCATCGTCGTTGGCGCACTAATCTCGGCTGGTTTAGTACTTCGCGAGGTCGTGTTGTATCCGCGAACGGATGATGCGGAAGTTACCGCGAATTTCATCGGGATTGCTCCCGTGGTTGAAGGTCCGGTCGTGCAGTTACCAATTCACGATAACGAGTTCGTCAAGAAAGGCAGCTTGCTCTACAAAATTGACGATCGACCATACCTGTATGCGTTGCAGAACGCGGTCGCTGCTCAGGCAGAACTGGAGGGCGAGATCGAAAACGAATCCCGTCGAATTTCTTCCGAAGTGAACCGAGTGGATGTGGCGCATGCGGGCGAGCAAAATGCCCTAGCTAACGAGATTAGGGCGACTGACGAAATCGAGATCGCTAAAGCTGCGATTGCGCGATCGGAAGCTGCGCTCACCCAAGCACAGGCTGATGAGAGCTACGCGATGGGTAATTTTCATCGCGTCGAGCCGCTTCTTGCGAAGGGATTCGTAACCGTGGATGATGTTCACAAAGCTCGCACCACAGCCGACGCGAAGGTTGCGGCAGTGGATCAAGCGAAGTCTCAATTACAACTTGCGAAGGCGAGTTTGTTAGCCGCTTCGGCTCAGAAGGAGCAAGCTGAAGCGCAGATTTCACAAAGCCGGGCCGAAGTGAAGGAATCGGCACACTCGGTTTTGGTGCTGGCGCCTTTACTCGCACAGCGCGAGCAAAGAGCTGCGGCAGTTCGATTAGCGCGATACAACTATGAGCAATGCAGCGTGCTCGCGCCATTCGATGCCCGTGTTACTAACTTCACCACATCAGAGGGACAATACGTAAAGGTGGGCACGCAACTGTTCACACTCATTGACAACAGGACCTGGTGGGTTCTCGCGAATTTTAGAGAAAGTCAAATTTCTCATACCCGGGCTGGAACCCCCGTCGATGTCTTCCTCATGTCCGATACGAACGCAAAATATCGTGGCGTCGTCGAGAGTGTGAGCTTTGGCGTCACACCCGATCCGGACGTAGTCGGAAAGCTTTCAGAGGGATTGCCGGATGCACAGCGCACGCTGAATTGGGTGCGTCTCGCGTCGCGATACCCGGTACGCATCAGGATCATCGATCCGCCTCCGGCGACGCTTCGCGTCGGTCAGGTCGCAATCGTCAAGATGCGATCCAACTGA
- a CDS encoding HlyD family secretion protein, whose amino-acid sequence MSTAEQNPATNPPQANPPQANPPQANPPGRNAPAANAGAADSLTSAYPRRRSHKRWIFFAAFVVLAVAGALFWHYLSGFESTDDAQVDVHLYPVSARISGYVQKVNVEDNQWVDQGFTLVEIDPKDYEVALARAQATLDTSEASAKGSNIDVPISSVDTSSQLKFTSSDIKNAEAAIRAAEKQEAAAHARVLEAQAENVKAQDDVTRYRLLLAKEEVPKQVYDHAYAAAATDVAAVAAAEADEAAAQQAVQEARSRLTEAEARYEDAQAGPQRVASTRAKALSATADVNQKRAAVEQAQLNLGYTKIFAPVTGEVTKKVVVGLNVDPGEQLLTVVPLDQVWITANFKETQLKHMRVGQKADIELDSNGRTYHGHVDSIEGATGPTFSLLPPENATGNYVKIVQRVPVKIVLDPGENGDRQLRPGENVEAKVYLR is encoded by the coding sequence ATGAGTACGGCTGAGCAAAATCCGGCAACGAATCCGCCACAAGCGAATCCGCCACAAGCGAATCCGCCACAAGCGAATCCGCCAGGGCGAAACGCACCAGCGGCCAACGCCGGCGCAGCCGACTCGTTAACTTCGGCTTATCCGAGGAGGCGATCCCACAAGCGTTGGATATTTTTTGCCGCGTTCGTTGTTCTGGCCGTTGCTGGTGCGCTCTTTTGGCACTATCTTTCCGGCTTCGAATCCACCGACGATGCGCAGGTGGACGTCCATCTTTACCCTGTCAGTGCTCGCATCTCCGGATATGTCCAGAAGGTCAACGTTGAGGACAATCAATGGGTCGATCAAGGTTTCACACTCGTGGAAATCGATCCAAAAGACTATGAAGTGGCATTGGCAAGAGCTCAGGCAACACTCGACACTTCAGAGGCCTCCGCGAAAGGTTCGAATATCGATGTGCCCATATCTTCCGTCGATACCTCAAGCCAATTGAAATTCACGTCCTCGGATATTAAGAACGCGGAAGCAGCGATCCGGGCAGCGGAAAAACAAGAAGCCGCCGCGCACGCCCGCGTTTTGGAAGCGCAAGCGGAAAATGTAAAAGCTCAAGATGACGTCACCCGCTATCGCTTACTGCTCGCGAAGGAGGAGGTACCGAAGCAAGTCTACGACCATGCTTATGCCGCAGCAGCGACCGATGTCGCCGCCGTAGCCGCGGCAGAAGCAGACGAGGCCGCCGCTCAACAAGCCGTTCAAGAAGCGCGCAGCCGCCTCACTGAGGCTGAGGCACGCTACGAAGATGCCCAGGCCGGGCCGCAACGCGTTGCCTCAACGCGCGCCAAAGCCCTTTCGGCCACGGCAGACGTAAACCAGAAAAGGGCCGCTGTCGAGCAAGCGCAGTTGAATCTGGGATACACCAAGATATTCGCACCTGTAACCGGGGAGGTCACGAAAAAGGTTGTCGTCGGATTGAATGTCGACCCCGGCGAGCAACTGCTCACGGTCGTTCCCCTGGATCAGGTGTGGATCACCGCGAATTTCAAAGAGACCCAACTCAAACACATGCGCGTGGGCCAGAAAGCAGATATCGAACTCGACTCGAATGGCCGCACATATCACGGTCATGTGGACAGCATCGAGGGAGCGACGGGACCAACCTTTAGCCTGCTGCCACCGGAAAACGCAACAGGCAACTACGTGAAAATCGTTCAGCGTGTTCCCGTGAAGATCGTTCTCGATCCCGGCGAAAATGGTGACCGCCAGCTTCGGCCGGGTGAGAATGTCGAAGCCAAGGTGTACTTACGATGA
- a CDS encoding TolC family protein produces the protein MRCLSWNKLLLLSPALLGGVGALAQYSPPATPAPYNPIALAEVTGTPRAAVQTGQNNYQSLSQNPYLGGVPAGKLSATPVALSLDDAVALGLKQNLGGVLATDTVTDALGQRWQALSELLPHVITDTGFGVHQINVKAAFGLTIPGEPPIIGPFGYFDSRAYFTQSAFDWTSIERARSSRAQLKSAEFSSKDARELIVLVIVSNYLQVIADQSEVESATSQRDTAKALFQQASDQKTAGLASAVDVLRSEVQLQSREQKLIVARNNLAKQKLVLARAIGLPPGQTFEITTQVPYQELTASSLDEAIQSAYKARADFQSQMNQVRSAELVRKAASAERYPSVGVETDYGLSGVNPGSSHGTVDAAATLRIPIFQGGRVHGDILRADASLTRERQRLEDLRARIDQEIRDAYLDLDATAQEVSVEKSAVMLATQNLEQSRDRFTSGVTDNIEVVQAQDALAIASDAYIASLYSYNVAKISLARSTGVAESRFAEYVEGK, from the coding sequence ATGCGGTGCCTATCCTGGAACAAGCTACTACTGCTCAGTCCTGCACTTCTCGGCGGAGTGGGGGCCCTTGCGCAATACAGCCCGCCTGCTACGCCGGCGCCATACAATCCGATTGCTCTGGCCGAAGTAACAGGAACGCCACGGGCAGCCGTTCAAACCGGGCAGAATAACTATCAGAGCCTGTCGCAGAATCCGTACCTCGGAGGGGTTCCTGCAGGAAAGCTCAGCGCAACCCCAGTGGCGCTTTCGCTCGACGACGCTGTCGCCCTCGGGCTGAAGCAAAATCTCGGTGGAGTGCTGGCCACGGATACCGTCACCGACGCGCTGGGACAACGCTGGCAAGCGTTGAGCGAGTTGCTTCCGCATGTAATCACTGATACGGGTTTCGGAGTTCATCAGATCAATGTAAAGGCGGCCTTCGGTCTGACCATTCCCGGAGAACCTCCGATCATTGGCCCATTTGGTTATTTCGACTCGCGGGCTTATTTCACGCAATCCGCTTTTGATTGGACATCCATCGAGCGGGCGCGATCTTCAAGGGCGCAGCTGAAGTCCGCAGAGTTCAGCTCCAAAGATGCTCGCGAGCTTATCGTTCTTGTCATTGTCTCCAACTATTTGCAGGTCATCGCCGATCAATCGGAAGTTGAGTCTGCCACATCGCAACGAGATACCGCCAAAGCACTGTTTCAACAGGCATCCGACCAGAAGACTGCAGGCCTTGCTTCGGCCGTGGATGTTCTGCGATCAGAGGTTCAACTGCAATCACGCGAACAAAAACTGATTGTCGCGCGAAATAATTTAGCGAAGCAGAAATTGGTTTTGGCCCGAGCCATCGGTCTCCCTCCGGGCCAAACGTTCGAGATAACCACCCAGGTCCCTTACCAGGAGCTGACGGCCTCGAGTCTCGATGAAGCGATCCAAAGCGCCTACAAAGCTCGCGCCGATTTTCAGAGTCAGATGAATCAGGTCCGATCGGCTGAGCTCGTGAGAAAAGCCGCGTCTGCTGAGCGTTATCCATCGGTAGGCGTGGAAACCGACTATGGTCTCTCAGGAGTTAACCCGGGCTCGTCGCACGGCACTGTTGATGCGGCTGCCACGCTCCGCATTCCTATTTTTCAGGGTGGAAGAGTACACGGGGATATTCTCCGGGCCGACGCTTCGCTCACAAGGGAAAGACAGCGGTTGGAGGACCTGCGAGCCAGGATCGATCAAGAAATTCGCGACGCTTATCTCGACCTGGACGCAACTGCGCAAGAAGTGTCTGTCGAGAAAAGCGCGGTAATGCTGGCCACTCAGAACCTGGAACAATCTCGCGATCGATTCACTTCGGGAGTTACAGACAACATTGAAGTCGTTCAAGCGCAAGATGCGCTGGCAATCGCTAGTGACGCCTATATTGCCAGTCTTTATAGCTACAACGTTGCAAAAATATCTCTGGCAAGGTCGACCGGCGTCGCGGAATCACGCTTTGCTGAATACGTGGAGGGTAAATGA
- a CDS encoding TolC family protein — translation MRSGHQAKNTSSGAIVIRLLAAAVTMTSFLSSAAWGQKAPTTPNEPWLPDHRTLERHTIAVPPHEVQIDGEHVYSLGELIDIAESNSPATQAAWNRAKMNAASVGIAKSELYPTIIAAVSGTNYLNPQLFYRTFVLQDWAIFDIDVHLAYTLVDFGARHTEISAAQARLVAANLSFNNEHLELIRQVSQAYFSLLRARGLREAAEVSLKDAQTSEAAAQERRNNGLATVPEVLEAKAATAKALYDLKSAIGAEQVEIGNLARAITANPVKPLKVEPLDQLRIPDKLDQSVEDAINTAFKDRPDLQADQARVSAAQAEVKHAHTSYYPSLTFEGSKGWIRGFGEQYGYPGTYAHTPTYAATLALKWTVFDGFRRENSIRQAKAGEKTAMEEIRDRQDEITNQVWNDYSDAATALEQRQAAAALLSASSEAYSAALESYKDGVRNFLDVLAAEDALAQARAIDVTARTQVLQTFSDLEFRTGDLLANHPKGKNP, via the coding sequence ATGAGATCGGGTCATCAAGCCAAGAATACTTCGTCGGGCGCAATCGTCATAAGGCTGCTTGCGGCTGCCGTGACGATGACATCGTTTCTATCGTCTGCAGCATGGGGCCAAAAGGCTCCGACTACGCCGAATGAGCCTTGGCTCCCCGACCACCGGACACTGGAGCGCCACACAATTGCTGTACCTCCTCACGAAGTGCAAATAGATGGCGAGCACGTTTACAGCCTGGGTGAGTTGATTGACATTGCAGAATCAAATAGCCCCGCAACACAAGCAGCTTGGAATCGAGCTAAGATGAATGCCGCCTCGGTCGGAATCGCGAAGAGCGAATTGTATCCGACGATCATCGCAGCGGTGTCCGGAACAAATTATCTCAACCCACAACTCTTTTATCGAACCTTTGTCCTGCAGGACTGGGCCATTTTTGATATAGATGTCCATCTGGCTTATACGCTTGTAGACTTCGGTGCGCGGCATACGGAGATTAGCGCAGCTCAAGCACGACTTGTTGCCGCAAACCTGTCGTTCAACAATGAGCATCTGGAACTTATCCGACAAGTTAGCCAAGCATACTTCAGCCTGCTCAGAGCAAGAGGATTGCGGGAAGCAGCAGAGGTCTCCCTTAAGGACGCCCAGACGTCCGAGGCAGCAGCGCAGGAGCGACGTAATAACGGACTTGCTACCGTGCCGGAAGTGCTGGAGGCTAAGGCTGCGACAGCAAAAGCACTCTATGATTTGAAGAGTGCGATCGGGGCTGAGCAAGTCGAAATCGGAAATCTCGCCAGGGCTATTACCGCGAATCCGGTGAAGCCGTTGAAAGTGGAACCGCTCGATCAACTGAGAATTCCGGACAAACTGGATCAATCAGTCGAGGATGCCATAAACACGGCATTCAAAGATCGCCCCGACCTGCAGGCCGACCAGGCTCGTGTGAGCGCGGCGCAGGCCGAAGTAAAACATGCGCACACCTCCTATTACCCATCGCTGACATTTGAAGGTTCGAAAGGCTGGATCCGCGGCTTCGGAGAGCAATATGGCTACCCTGGCACTTACGCACACACTCCAACCTACGCTGCCACACTCGCTCTGAAATGGACGGTTTTCGACGGATTTCGGCGCGAAAACAGCATTCGTCAGGCGAAGGCTGGGGAGAAAACAGCGATGGAAGAGATTCGCGATCGTCAAGACGAGATTACAAATCAGGTCTGGAACGACTACTCGGATGCGGCAACAGCGCTGGAGCAAAGACAGGCGGCGGCAGCCCTATTGAGTGCTTCGTCCGAAGCATACTCGGCGGCGCTGGAGTCGTACAAAGACGGCGTTCGCAATTTCCTGGATGTGCTGGCTGCTGAAGATGCCTTGGCACAAGCCCGCGCCATCGACGTCACTGCCCGCACTCAGGTACTCCAGACCTTCAGTGATCTTGAATTCCGAACGGGCGACCTGCTGGCAAATCATCCGAAAGGCAAAAATCCATGA